One stretch of Halobaculum marinum DNA includes these proteins:
- a CDS encoding NUDIX hydrolase: MDEQFLEATISIRGVIRRPDGTVLVVRRASDDGWELPGGRIRRNETVRDCLAREIDEETGLDVSVHNPIEATAWQNRSGRDRFAVYYRCTSDTTPVTLSDEHTDAEWIASGPACDRLSDPQATATARAVRADD, translated from the coding sequence ATGGACGAGCAGTTCCTCGAAGCGACGATCAGTATCCGCGGCGTGATCCGTCGACCCGACGGGACCGTCCTCGTCGTCCGTCGAGCCAGCGACGACGGCTGGGAACTGCCAGGTGGACGCATCCGAAGGAACGAGACGGTTCGAGACTGTCTCGCCCGGGAGATCGACGAGGAGACCGGACTGGACGTCTCGGTTCACAACCCGATCGAGGCGACGGCGTGGCAGAACCGGTCCGGCCGTGACCGGTTCGCGGTGTACTACCGGTGTACGAGCGACACAACGCCCGTCACGCTGAGCGACGAACACACCGACGCGGAGTGGATCGCGAGCGGGCCCGCCTGTGACCGGTTGAGCGATCCACAGGCGACGGCGACCGCGCGGGCGGTCAGAGCGGACGACTGA
- the glmU gene encoding bifunctional sugar-1-phosphate nucleotidylyltransferase/acetyltransferase, which yields MQTVVLAAGKGARMGPLTDNAPKPMLPVAGKPLVVHCLEHAIAAGASRLVVVVGHEADSIRTALADRDWDVPVTTVDQDELRGTADAVRTAAPELDAEPFAVLNGDVLYDEASLAKLYTSGPAVGSFRVDNPSAYGVLRIEDGRVRAVEEKPADPQSNLVNTGAYVFPAAALDWLAVGESDRGERELTDVLQRTCETDDVTAVPFDRWLDVGRPWELLAANEWKLAELDRRIDGDVSPDADLRGTVVVEAGATVEPGVVIEGPTYVGEGAHVGPNAYVRGSTALGPDSRAGHAVELKNSVVMRDSAVPHLTYLGDSILGRDVNLGAGTAVANLRHDDEPVELTVKGERISTGRRKFGIVCGDGVKTGINCTINAGVTLSSGARVGPGETVLRDR from the coding sequence GTGCAAACCGTTGTGCTGGCAGCCGGCAAGGGAGCTCGAATGGGGCCCTTGACCGATAACGCCCCGAAGCCGATGTTGCCGGTCGCCGGCAAGCCCCTCGTGGTCCACTGTCTCGAACACGCGATCGCCGCGGGTGCGAGTCGTCTCGTCGTGGTCGTCGGCCACGAGGCCGACTCGATCCGGACCGCACTCGCCGACCGGGACTGGGACGTTCCGGTCACGACCGTGGACCAAGACGAACTTCGAGGGACGGCCGACGCCGTCCGGACCGCCGCGCCCGAACTCGACGCGGAGCCGTTCGCCGTCCTGAACGGGGACGTCCTCTACGACGAAGCCTCCCTCGCGAAACTGTACACGTCGGGACCGGCCGTCGGCTCGTTCCGGGTGGACAACCCGTCCGCGTACGGCGTGTTGCGGATCGAGGATGGACGGGTCCGTGCGGTCGAGGAGAAGCCGGCCGATCCCCAGTCGAACCTCGTGAACACGGGAGCGTACGTGTTCCCCGCGGCGGCGTTGGACTGGCTCGCCGTCGGCGAGAGCGACCGTGGCGAACGGGAACTCACGGACGTCCTCCAGCGCACCTGCGAGACAGACGACGTGACCGCAGTCCCCTTCGACCGCTGGCTCGACGTGGGGCGGCCGTGGGAACTGCTGGCCGCGAACGAATGGAAACTCGCAGAACTCGACCGCCGTATCGACGGCGACGTCTCGCCCGACGCGGACCTGCGGGGTACCGTCGTCGTCGAGGCGGGCGCGACCGTCGAACCCGGCGTCGTCATCGAGGGACCGACGTACGTGGGCGAGGGTGCACACGTCGGGCCGAACGCCTACGTCCGTGGGTCGACGGCGCTCGGACCCGATTCGCGGGCCGGCCACGCGGTGGAGCTGAAGAACAGCGTCGTGATGCGCGACTCGGCGGTGCCCCACCTCACCTACCTCGGCGACAGTATCCTCGGCCGGGACGTGAACCTCGGGGCCGGGACGGCCGTCGCGAACCTCAGACACGACGACGAGCCGGTCGAACTCACCGTCAAGGGCGAGCGGATCAGCACCGGCCGGCGGAAGTTCGGAATCGTCTGCGGCGACGGGGTCAAAACCGGCATCAACTGCACCATCAACGCCGGCGTCACGCTGTCGAGCGGCGCGCGTGTCGGCCCCGGTGAGACGGTGCTCCGGGACAGGTGA